In one Aricia agestis chromosome 5, ilAriAges1.1, whole genome shotgun sequence genomic region, the following are encoded:
- the LOC121727189 gene encoding uncharacterized protein LOC121727189 isoform X1 — protein MVARIWLCVFSVVILPYLTAKPVSLNKLIEAEESLPSENTPRISIPDIIGKPISLNKLLEERSKQLPRPRTILSKATQDKTAKQRTGPLAPGLTKLTKTVSGTIFSQNKNLSPLHYRKSFEIKSPIKPKRVTLFQRTSRLRNQSGKRETYQHGTINKQYIPLLRNLGVLFDNILGPDSGETNYEDYSESEERVCTCVSKKTGREPRQKAAASTRIGVTETTPPAQTPPTTTPPPTPDNVSPVGRHQNVSLLFTRNTTSVWRNHFGFDAGSGSPHLGSPEGHISGDSGDDERDTGDGETGTDPEDDEEDSHRPLGDHAGDDGPRRVNPGFVGTSIVSRKFKTSPNKTAEGLGGFVPEYEGEIQFEIRTDEAKGSRVLSEPDSGVRAPEEVQAEEKDNGDSSHQQFIVGDGEDTQEDQKLRGSYEGVSFNMSDLSDFNPNSDQNDKYVMIYDGYSVARDVNGKNTLTEKAITIHS, from the exons ATGGTAGCGCGTATCTGGCTCTGCGTTTTTAGTGTTGTGATACTGCCAt aTTTGACAGCAAAACCAGTGTCATTGAACAAACTCATCGAGGCCGAAGAATCTCTACCGTCTGAGAATACACCGAGAATATCTATACCAG ATATCATCGGGAAACCGATTTCCTTGAATAAGCTCCTAGAAGAGAGAAGCAAGCAACTACCACGACCGAGAACTATTCTGTCAAaag caaCTCAAGATAAAACTGCAAAACAGAGAACAGGTCCCTTAGCACCAGGACTgacaaaattaacaaaaacag TTTCAGGTACAATATTTTCCCAAAACAAGAACCTATCTCCGCTACATTACAGAAAATCATTCGAAATCAAGTCACCAATAAAACCAAAGAGAGTAACATTGTTTCAAAGAACGAGTAGACTTCGGAATCAGTCAGGGAAACGAGAGACATACCAACATGGTACCATCAACAAACAGTATATACCGCTACTTCGCAATCTCGGCGTGCTGTTTGATAATATTCTCGGCCCAGACTCTGGCGAGACCAACTATGAAGACTACTCCGAAAGCGAGGAGCGAGTATGCACCTGCGTCTCCAAGAAAACTGGCCGAGAACCGCGTCAAAAGGCAGCTGCTTCTACCAGGATTGGCGTCACTGAGACCACGCCTCCTGCCCAGACTCCCCCCACGACAACCCCTCCTCCTACCCCTGATAACGTCAGCCCTGTCGGACGGCATCAGAACGTATCCCTACTATTTACAAGAAATACCACTAGCGTTTGGCGAAACCATTTTGGGTTCGATGCGGGAAGTGGGTCCCCACATCTCGGAAGCCCTGAGGGACATATCTCCGGGGATAGTGGAGATGATGAACGTGATACCGGAGACGGAGAAACTGGCACCGATCCAGAGGATGATGAAGAAGATTCCCACCGTCCTCTCGGAGACCATGCAGGAGACGATGGACCCAGAAGAGTTAATCCCGGATTCGTTGGAACATCAATCGTATCTCGAAAGTTTAAGACCTCGCCAAATAAAACCGCTGAAGGTCTTGGAGGATTCGTTCCTGAATACGAAGGAGAAATTCAATTCGAAATTCGAACAGACGAAGCAAAAGGCTCACGCGTTCTATCAGAACCTGATTCAGGAGTACGAGCCCCCGAAGAAGTACAAGCAGAAGAAAAAGACAATGGCGACTCCTCTCATCAACAATTCATTGTCGGAGATGGCGAAGATACCCAAGAAGATCAAAAACTTCGTGGATCATATGAAGGAGTGAGTTTCAATATGTCCGACTTGTCAGATTTCAATCCCAACTCGGATCAGAATGACAAATATGTTATGATATACGATGGATATAGTGTAGCTAGGGATGTGAATGGTAAAAACACACTCACAGAAAAAGCAATTACTATCCATTCTTAG
- the LOC121727189 gene encoding uncharacterized protein LOC121727189 isoform X2 → MVARIWLCVFSVVILPYLTAKPVSLNKLIEAEESLPSENTPRISIPDIIGKPISLNKLLEERSKQLPRPRTILSKATQDKTAKQRTGPLAPGLTKLTKTGTIFSQNKNLSPLHYRKSFEIKSPIKPKRVTLFQRTSRLRNQSGKRETYQHGTINKQYIPLLRNLGVLFDNILGPDSGETNYEDYSESEERVCTCVSKKTGREPRQKAAASTRIGVTETTPPAQTPPTTTPPPTPDNVSPVGRHQNVSLLFTRNTTSVWRNHFGFDAGSGSPHLGSPEGHISGDSGDDERDTGDGETGTDPEDDEEDSHRPLGDHAGDDGPRRVNPGFVGTSIVSRKFKTSPNKTAEGLGGFVPEYEGEIQFEIRTDEAKGSRVLSEPDSGVRAPEEVQAEEKDNGDSSHQQFIVGDGEDTQEDQKLRGSYEGVSFNMSDLSDFNPNSDQNDKYVMIYDGYSVARDVNGKNTLTEKAITIHS, encoded by the exons ATGGTAGCGCGTATCTGGCTCTGCGTTTTTAGTGTTGTGATACTGCCAt aTTTGACAGCAAAACCAGTGTCATTGAACAAACTCATCGAGGCCGAAGAATCTCTACCGTCTGAGAATACACCGAGAATATCTATACCAG ATATCATCGGGAAACCGATTTCCTTGAATAAGCTCCTAGAAGAGAGAAGCAAGCAACTACCACGACCGAGAACTATTCTGTCAAaag caaCTCAAGATAAAACTGCAAAACAGAGAACAGGTCCCTTAGCACCAGGACTgacaaaattaacaaaaacag GTACAATATTTTCCCAAAACAAGAACCTATCTCCGCTACATTACAGAAAATCATTCGAAATCAAGTCACCAATAAAACCAAAGAGAGTAACATTGTTTCAAAGAACGAGTAGACTTCGGAATCAGTCAGGGAAACGAGAGACATACCAACATGGTACCATCAACAAACAGTATATACCGCTACTTCGCAATCTCGGCGTGCTGTTTGATAATATTCTCGGCCCAGACTCTGGCGAGACCAACTATGAAGACTACTCCGAAAGCGAGGAGCGAGTATGCACCTGCGTCTCCAAGAAAACTGGCCGAGAACCGCGTCAAAAGGCAGCTGCTTCTACCAGGATTGGCGTCACTGAGACCACGCCTCCTGCCCAGACTCCCCCCACGACAACCCCTCCTCCTACCCCTGATAACGTCAGCCCTGTCGGACGGCATCAGAACGTATCCCTACTATTTACAAGAAATACCACTAGCGTTTGGCGAAACCATTTTGGGTTCGATGCGGGAAGTGGGTCCCCACATCTCGGAAGCCCTGAGGGACATATCTCCGGGGATAGTGGAGATGATGAACGTGATACCGGAGACGGAGAAACTGGCACCGATCCAGAGGATGATGAAGAAGATTCCCACCGTCCTCTCGGAGACCATGCAGGAGACGATGGACCCAGAAGAGTTAATCCCGGATTCGTTGGAACATCAATCGTATCTCGAAAGTTTAAGACCTCGCCAAATAAAACCGCTGAAGGTCTTGGAGGATTCGTTCCTGAATACGAAGGAGAAATTCAATTCGAAATTCGAACAGACGAAGCAAAAGGCTCACGCGTTCTATCAGAACCTGATTCAGGAGTACGAGCCCCCGAAGAAGTACAAGCAGAAGAAAAAGACAATGGCGACTCCTCTCATCAACAATTCATTGTCGGAGATGGCGAAGATACCCAAGAAGATCAAAAACTTCGTGGATCATATGAAGGAGTGAGTTTCAATATGTCCGACTTGTCAGATTTCAATCCCAACTCGGATCAGAATGACAAATATGTTATGATATACGATGGATATAGTGTAGCTAGGGATGTGAATGGTAAAAACACACTCACAGAAAAAGCAATTACTATCCATTCTTAG
- the LOC121727190 gene encoding signal recognition particle 19 kDa protein, translating to MSSMISTWTPDKKHTDVERWICIYPAYLNSKKTLAEGRRLSKDICVENPTHQEIRDVLATTGLRIGVENKLYSRERSKEMLHRGRIRVEIKNDDGTPIKSEYATREAVMKHIVENIPKLKTRQNRPADQQPQSTQQAASKSKGKKGRR from the exons ATGTCTAGCATGATTTCTACTTGGACCCCTGATAAAAAACACACGGATGTTGAGAG ATGGATTTGTATATACCCAGCATACTTAAACAGCAAGAAAACTTTAGCAGAAGGGAGGAGGTTATCCAAGGATATCTGTGTGGAGAACCCAACTCATCAGGAGATTCGAGACGTGCTGGCCACAACAGGGTTACGTATTGGAGTTGAGAATAAACTATATTCACGAGAGCGGAGCaag GAAATGTTGCACAGAGGAAGAATCCGCGTGGAAATAAAAAATGATGATGGTACACCTATAAAATCTGAGTATGCTACTAGAGAAGCAGTGATGAAGCACATAGTAGAAAATATCCCTAAACTCAAAACAAGGCAGAACAG ACCAGCAGACCAACAGCCGCAGTCTACGCAGCAGGCCGCCAGCAAAAGCAAAGGAAAGAAGGGACGCCGATaa
- the LOC121727271 gene encoding tRNA (guanine-N(7)-)-methyltransferase non-catalytic subunit wuho: MSLIAASDLLVAVCKNNLIDCFDSKKHYVLQCDTGSEDSITDIVISSDNKHIAVITSTSKKLLIYDSTEFKSLKTFTLPRSASKIRFGANNTHIFVADKTGDVLLYDIMSEDNGTKILGHLSLLLNVLQTNDGKYVITSDRDEKIKVSHFPNTYNIQTYCLGHTEFVNHIEILPHDNKYLISASGDGTIKCWDYLSGKLCYSFNTDTIIDNVQLKEDFKKVMDSEGVEVNNLPIVHFDITGLPQARSLFAVSIHTYNKLILCSLNSANDNFTHKIEKELAFDFCPTQFKFIKNSLLVYNDINLNVLKYSISSQDDNIDVSLDSDFKVFENESIKPVCDSELNSIKVMFKRKFDNVQEYQERKKQRLAKGN; the protein is encoded by the coding sequence ATGAGTCTAATAGCCGCAAGTGACTTACTCGTAGCAGTGTGCAAAAATAACTTAATTGATTGTTTTGATTCAAAGAAACATTATGTTCTACAATGTGATACAGGATCAGAAGATAGCATTACGGACATTGTTATATCTTCAGACAACAAACATATCGCTGTAATAACTTCAACGTCCAAAAAGTTACTAATTTATGACTCCACAGAGTTCAAATCTCTAAAGACATTTACTCTACCACGAAGCGCAAGCAAAATAAGATTTGGCGCCAACAACACACACATATTCGTTGCAGATAAAACCGGCGATGTTTTGCTATACGACATAATGAGTGAAGACAATGGAACAAAGATATTGGGACATTTAAGTCTGCTACTGAACGTGCTCCAGACAAATGACGGAAAATATGTTATAACGTCAGACAGAGATGAGAAGATAAAAGTTTCTCACTTTCCCAATACTTACAACATTCAAACTTATTGTCTGGGACACACGGAATTTGTTAACCACATTGAAATACTTCCCCATGACAATAAATATTTGATAAGTGCATCAGGAGATGGTACTATAAAATGTTGGGACTATTTATCTGGCAAACTATGTTATTCTTTCAATACTGACACTATTATTGATAATGTACAGTTAAAGGAGGACTTTAAAAAGGTTATGGACTCGGAAGGAGTAGAAGTAAACAATTTACCAATCGTTCATTTTGATATAACTGGCTTACCACAAGCTAGGAGTCTCTTTGCTGTATCTATTCACACTTACAACAAACTTATTTTATGTAGTTTAAATTCGGCTAATGATAATTTTACCCACAAAATTGAGAAGGAGCTTGCTTTTGATTTCTGTCCTACTCAGTTTAAATTCATCAAGAACAGCTTGCTAGTTTACAATgacataaatttaaatgttttaaaatacagtatatCCAGTCAAGATGATAACATAGATGTAAGTTTGGACAGTGACTTTAAAGTATTTGAAAATGAAAGCATCAAACCTGTATGTGATTCTGAATTAAACTCAATTAAAGTTATGTTTAAAAGGAAGTTTGATAATGTACAAGAATATCAAGAAAGAAAGAAGCAAAGGCTAGCAAAAGGAAACTAG
- the LOC121727269 gene encoding mitotic checkpoint serine/threonine-protein kinase BUB1-like produces MDFDVSKENIQPLRGGRNFVQLGTALQAQSDVDAQRQLQNQKEEHEAAIKYYQGPDPLEPWFNYIQWVEQSFPKHGHEGHLDKLIKDCLQLFEKNEHYFQDRRFVKLWIKYVDNLPNPTEMYQRLYNTGIGVECSEFYRAWACYCEESGDYKKANQVYMLGLQAKAQPMDELEQAHMNFQLFFAQRMLHDDSPTKRKAASALAETRMALTSLKSFKRRNIANVPVQRVGESVKSSVPGVVRQQGSRQPNSNVMVNVYQDAPSTSQGFQVAEDPGPASLVQPTSNIENEKEVGIWTNPKTKMVHSNVVPHQPLPFTPYEDADDELKLPSNHMPYCLDDLVINVPLCVPDPVDSTKIPCYNKAQVYVSDKEYSLEEIRSRKYNLERKTNSETVEIKNENVNHYNEQKSFNETLAQCSALETLANCALDTEQDHMAQLMPLTIPTLQNITKVTNMHSPGEPKVLVNLDSKELSDYASKKEDGKQNSYMLDKENHIQVTSATEQQANYGKNHLVEDFNRSLMNNLLGDSVTVNTKEARWELRNIFNDNEASMVQPVVQQFEVRQFDIHEDHSMTMAMNVKKNYEVPEPRALPEDKENAKNFNSPVAPLPQQMNKTACIDEEPSCTQIFNFNIKGGTSTPNMAQFKKPNNVDQSKLSVPKFSVDESMIDQTYQPTREESRQTHATVDHHGAGLSMIMEATREYNSKSGSSSSGQSRTSVTGYTTNFDSMYNNHDPQYTASKRNSVSAQRHPNPHLARGYPQKHEEKPPAYHNHDHQYQKSVPPNYGGYSPQRLHSPHYQQNYSFQGHPNQMMHQQPGFSSPNAYQSPQHPSMQPHDNPQVPCGFQSPNYNNVGYHSPGHMMSPQQFPGRQEYYNQSERPQAYTQPQMFQSPPHQAQYHHQYSQYPRPNQPSPAPNHNQHYMNVQNQYSNANMYAHASSPNYVQSPYRQAPKPMENSPYGAQNQPFQIYQSPQNSYHAGVPNASQETQEAQKHDTSKPPNHDSSEAAKNRSLNASAQSKNATVNKSANNSLRNVRHDQPQPKMGQSAEVGFSSQFVNFITNRNEPKDNANTPKFTNSPSISQKMHKNLYVSSPEQAQGPPSSGLSDSDSKDGMTAQTATPIQSAKVHVEKNKDISKRQLDFDHRLEMQSEDSRDSVGKESKISSVYSRQSDFQDGYGMDVDSENSMESSAFKSTHSISLVETSEIPRPADIDFPSVIDPFNKKIISSLLEYVKFPNKTHAEGYAEVRSIPKLQLATVMSFGHMKFSIDKQLGKGNYGAVFLCQEVHSNKAVAVKYQKPSRPWEFYICQEIKARIKDPFMLPGYMDITTAIIADNASLFVSEYSKYGSLLDVANKIKIATTKCINEFIVILLTSEMLSIVHYLHKAQIIHADIKPDNFLLMKIPAEEWRTPSLQLIDFGCAIDMSLFPKETTFRELIATEGFTCTEMKEGKPWTYQTDLYCLAGTIYVILMGNYMKVANRLGQWNIDKKLPRYMKNTLWDKIFTTLLNVRDCNNLPDLMDLKGEVDSVLNQIDNLGFHLRNFANVLKSR; encoded by the exons ATGGACTTCGATGTCAGTAAAGAAAACATACAACCTTTGAGAGGAGGCAGAAATTTCGTGCAGCTGGGGACTGCATTGCAAGCACAATCGGATGTTGATGCTCAAAGGCAGTTGCAAAATCAGAAGGA GGAGCATGAGGCTGCAATCAAGTATTATCAGGGTCCTGATCCATTGGAGCCGTGGTTCAATTATATCCAATGGGTAGAACAGTCTTTTCCTAAGCATGGACACGAGGGGCATTTAGACAAATTAATTAAAGATTGTTTGCAATTATTCGAAAAGAATGAGCACTATTTTCAAGATAGAAGATTTGTGAAGCTCTGGATTAAATAT gTGGATAATCTACCTAATCCAACGGAGATGTATCAGAGGTTGTATAACACCGGTATTGGTGTAGAGTGTTCAGAATTCTATCGAGCATGGGCTTGCTACTGTGAGGAGTCAGGAGACTATAAAAAGGCTAATCAGGTGTATATGCTTGGACTGCAGGCTAAAGCTCAGCCCATGGATGAGCTTGAACAAGCACACAT GAATTTCCAGTTGTTTTTTGCTCAGAGGATGTTACATGATGATTCTCCTACAAAAAGAAAAGCTGCTTCAGCATTAGCTGAGACTAGGATGGCATTAACATCACTCAAGTCATTCAAGCGACGGAATATAGCAAATGTGCCAGTACAGAGGGTGGGAGAGAGTGTGAAAAGCTCGGTTCCCGGGGTTGTGAGACAACAGGGTAGCAGACAACCTAATTCTAATGTTATGGTCAATGTTTATCAG GATGCACCATCGACTTCGCAAGGTTTTCAAGTGGCTGAAGACCCGGGGCCTGCGTCATTGGTGCAGCCGACCAGTAACATTGAGAATGAGAAGGAGGTTGGCATATGGACCAACCCCAAAACGAAAATGGTCCACTCAAATGTTGTTCCTCATCAACCACTGCCTTTTACGC cctACGAGGATGCAGATGATGAACTGAAGCTGCCGTCGAACCACATGCCTTATTGTCTGGACGATTTAGTAATTAATGTGCCTCTATGTGTACCTGATCCTGTAGATTCAACTAAAATCCCTTGTTATAATAAAGCACAG GTTTACGTTAGCGACAAAGAGTATAGTTTAGAAGAAATTAGGTCACgtaaatataatttagaaaGAAAAACAAATTCCGAAACTGTAGAAATAAAAAACGAGAATGTTAATCATTATAACGAACAGAAATCCTTCAATGAAACGCTAGCTCAGTGTAGTGCGTTGGAGACGCTAGCGAATTGTGCTTTAGACACTGAACAAGATCATATGGCTCAACTCATGCCGTTGACTATACCGACTCTTCAGAACATAACGAAGGTAACCAACATGCATTCACCTGGAGAACCGAAGGTGCTGGTTAACTTGGACTCGAAAGAACTCAGCGACTATGCGTCAAAGAAGGAAGACGGTAAACAAAACAGTTATATGCTGGATAAAGAGAATCATATACAAGTTACATCAGCAACGGAACAGCAAGCCAATTATGGGAAGAATCATCTAGTAGAGGACTTCAATCGGAGtttaatgaataatttattagGAGACTCAGTTACTGTAAATACGAAGGAGGCAAGATGGGAGTTACGCAACATTTTCAATGACAACg AAGCTTCAATGGTGCAACCAGTCGTTCAACAATTTGAGGTGCGGCAATTCGATATTCACGAAGACCATTCTATGACCATGGCAATGAATGTGAAGAAAAACTATGAAGTACCGGAACCGAGAGCACTTCCCGAAGACAAGGAAAACGCAAAAAACTTCAACTCTCCTGTTGCTCCCCTTCCACAACAG ATGAACAAAACAGCTTGCATAGATGAGGAGCCGTCCTGCACGCAAATATTCAACTTCAACATCAAAGGGGGGACCAGCACTCCTAACATGGCTCAGTTCAAGAAACCCAACAACGTTGATCAGTCCAAGCTCTCCGTACCAAAGTTCTCGGTGGATGAGAGCATGATTGACCAGACTTACCAGCCAACGAGGGAGGAGTCGAGACAGACACATGCGACTGTGGACCATCATGGTGCGGGCTTGTCTATGATCATGGAGGCGACTAGGGAGTATAACAG CAAATCTGGTTCAAGTTCGTCTGGACAGTCGAGGACAAGTGTCACAGGTTACACAACCAATTTTGATTCCATGTACAACAACCACGATCCACAATACACAGCGTCCAAACGAAACTCTGTATCGGCGCAGAGGCATCCCAACCCCCATCTAGCCAGGGGTTACCCTCAGAAACACGAGGAAAAACCACCAGCATATCACAACCACGATCACCAGTACCAAAAATCAGTGCCACCAAACTACGGCGGTTACTCCCCTCAAAGGTTACACTCGCCTCACTACCAACAAAACTACAGCTTTCAAGGTCACCCCAACCAGATGATGCATCAGCAACCGGGTTTTAGCAGTCCCAACGCGTACCAAAGCCCCCAACATCCCAGTATGCAGCCCCACGATAACCCCCAAGTGCCCTGTGGGTTTCAGAGTCCCAACTACAATAACGTGGGTTACCACAGTCCCGGGCACATGATGAGTCCCCAACAATTTCCAGGTCGCCAGGAGTACTACAATCAGTCCGAGCGACCCCAAGCGTATACTCAACCCCAGATGTTCCAAAGTCCCCCGCACCAAGCTCAATACCATCATCAGTATTCTCAATACCCTAGGCCCAATCAACCCTCACCCGCTCCCAACCACAATCAACACTACATGAACGTACAGAATCAGTATAGCAACGCCAATATGTATGCGCACGCGAGTAGTCCGAACTATGTACAAAGTCCGTACAGGCAGGCGCCTAAACCAATGGAGAATTCCCCCTATGGAGCACAGAATCAGCCTTTCCAAATTTATCAAAGCCCGCAGAACAGTTACCATGCGGGCGTTCCCAATGCCAGTCAGGAAACCCAGGAGGCACAAAAGCATGACACGAGTAAACCTCCAAACCACGATTCGAGTGAGGCAGCGAAGAACAGGTCATTAAACGCCAGTGCCCAGTCCAAAAACGCGACAGTCAACAAAAGCGCTAACAACTCCCTAAGGAACGTCAGACACGATCAGCCCCAACCTAAAATGGGACAAAGCGCGGAAGTAGGGTTCTCAAGTCAGTTCGTCAACTTCATAACGAACAGGAATGAGCCTAAAGACAACGCGAATACACCGAAATTCACAAACAGCCCTAGCATATCCCAGAAAATGCATAAAAACCTCTATGTGTCTAGCCCCGAACAAGCACAAGGTCCGCCTTCCTCTGGACTTTCGGACTCCGACAGCAAAGATGGCATGACTGCACAAACTGCCACGCCAATACAGTCAGCGAAAGTCCACGTAGAAAAGAACAAGGACATTTCCAAACGGCAGCTAGACTTCGACCATAGACTCGAAATGCAGTCCGAAGACAGTAGAGACTCGGTCGGTAAAGAGAGTAAAATATCGTCAGTGTACTCCAGACAATCCGACTTTCAAGACGGATACGGTATGGATGTTGACAGCGAAAATTCTATGGAAAGTAGCGCTTTTAAATCTACTCACTCTATCTCGTTGGTAGAGACTAGCGAAATACCTAGACCGGCTGACATTGATTTTCCATCTGTGATCGATCCGTTCAACAAGAAAATCATATCCTCGCTGCTAGAATATGTTAAGTTCCCGAATAAAACACATGCAGAGGGCTACGCGGAGGTTAGGTCTATCCCAAAACTTCAGTTAGCGACTGTCATGAGTTTCGGTCACATGAAGTTTTCGATAGACAAGCAGCTCGGGAAGGGCAATTATGGCGCAGTGTTCTTATGCCAGGAGGTACATAGCAACAAAGCAGTGGCTGTGAAATATCAGAAACCGAGTCGTCCATGGGAGTTCTATATTTGTCAGGAAATTAAAGCGAGAATCAAAGATCCCTTCATG CTCCCAGGTTACATGGACATAACCACAGCTATTATAGCCGATAACGCAAGCTTATTCGTATCAGAGTATTCAAAATACGGATCATTGTTAGATGTtgccaataaaattaaaatagctaccacaaaatgtattaaCGAATTCATAGTTATATTGTTAACTTCTGAAATGCTTTCGATAGTTCATTATCTTCACAAAGCACAGATTATCCACGCTGATATCAAACCTGATAATTTTCTACTTATGAAAat acccGCAGAAGAGTGGCGAACTCCATCGTTACAACTAATTGACTTTGGATGTGCAATTGACATGTCGCTGTTCCCGAAAGAAACGACGTTTAGAGAG CTTATTGCAACAGAAGGATTCACATGTACAGAGATGAAAGAGGGCAAACCCTGGACATATCAGACAGACCTGTACTGCTTAGCAGGAACAATCTATGTAATATTAATGGGTAACTACATGAAAGTAGCCAATCGCCTTGGACAGTGGAACATAGACAAGAAATTACCTAG GTACATGAAGAATACATTATGGgacaaaatatttacaacatTATTAAATGTACGAGACTGCAACAATTTACCTGACCTAATGGATCTCAAGGGCGAGGTAGACAGTGTATTAAATCAAATTGACAATTTAGGTTTCCATCTCCGCAATTTTGCTAATGTGCTTAAATCTAGGTAA
- the LOC121727272 gene encoding ATP-dependent (S)-NAD(P)H-hydrate dehydratase: MNILERKTMLALINSCIPPLSGSSHKGQAGRIGIVGGSLEYTGAPYFAAISALKVGADLVHVFCSASSAPIIKSYSPELIVHPLLDHKDAISEISPWLDRLHAIVIGPGLGRADKTFETVSQLIGIIKEKKIPLVIDADGLFLITQQPALIKDFSSPIILTPNKIEFERLIQNTGGISDLHKSSKYTTVLKKGENDEVLSPDASLQWQSSVGGSARRCGGQGDLLSGSLAVFLYWCLLNGNKLPIDKGSDSKLSASSFACYASSALVRLCNEKAFKLKGRSMLATDMIEQIHDAFNQLYGE; this comes from the exons ATGAACATTTTGGAGAGAAAAACTATGTTAGCTTTAATCAATTCGTGTATTCCGCCGCTATCGGGTAGCAGCCACAAAGGTCAAGCCGGCAGAATAGGTATTGTCGGCGGCTCATTAGAATACACCGGTGCACCTTATTTTGCGGCAATAAGCGCACTTAAG GTTGGAGCAGATTTAGTTCATGTTTTCTGTTCAGCATCGTCAGCCCCAATAATAAAGTCATATAGCCCAGAACTGATTGTTCATCCACTGCTTGATCACAAGGATGCCATAAGTGAGATTTCACCTTGGCTAGATAGATTACATGCTATTGTTATCGGCCCTGGTTTGGGAAGAGCTGACAAAACATTCGAAACAGTGTCACAACTTATTGGAATTATAAAGGAGAAGAAAATACCTTTAGTCATTGATGCTGATGGTCTCTTTCTCATCACTCAACAGCCTGCACTGATCAAGGATTTCTCCTCTCCAATAATTTTAACTCCAAACAAAATAGAATTTGAGAGGCTCATCCAAAATACTGGTGGTATATCAGACCTACACAAATCCAGTAAATACACCACAGTTTTGAAAAAGGGAGAGAATGATGAAGTTTTAAGCCCAGATGCTTCTCTACAGTGGCAGTCAAGTGTTGGGGGTTCAGCTCGAAGGTGTGGGGGCCAAGGGGATTTGCTCTCTGGTTCCCTTGCAGTATTTCTATATTGGTGTTTACTGAATGGCAACAAATTACCAATAGACAAAGGCAGTGACAGCAAACTATCTGCATCCTCGTTTGCATGCTATGCTTCATCTGCTCTAGTAAGACTTTGCAATGAAAAAGCATTTAAATTGAAAGGCAGAAGTATGTTGGCAACTGATATGATAGAGCAGATACATGATGCTTTTAACCAGTTGTATGGTGAAtaa